The region GAAAACCGCAAATTTATAGATAAAGAGCTAAATGCAAAGCCTTTTGGAAGCGAAAATTTCTACTCCACAAGAGGCCTTCGAGCAGTCATAGAAAATGCACGTAAAATTTGTGGCGACTTGCCACTTGGCGTAAATATAATGTATGCTGCAAACGACTACGCAAGGGTAGTAAAAGATGCTTGCGAGGCTGGCATAAATATCATAGTCTCAGGCGCAGGCTTGCCTACAAATTTACCTGAATTTACACAAAATTTTAAAGAGATCGCATTAGTGCCGATCGTCTCAAGCGCAAAAGCACTAAAGATCATCTGTAAGCGCTGGCTTCAAAGATATGAGCGCTTGCCAGATGCTGTTGTGCTTGAAGGACCGCTAAGTGGCGGACATCAGGGCTTTACATACGAGCAGTGCCTTGACCCTGAGTTTTCACTATTTAATCTCATCCCACAGGTAAAAGCTGAGATCAAAGAGTGGGGCGACTTCCCTCTCATCGCAGCTGGTGGAATTTGGGATAAAAATGACATCGAAAAGGCGATATCGCTTGGAGCAAATGGCGTTCAGATGGGCACACGCTTCATCGGCACTCACGAGTGCGACGCTGATATTGGCTTTAAAGAGGTCTTGCTAGCAGCTGAAGAGAAAGACATCGAGCTTATAAAGAGTCCAGTTGGCTATCCAGCTCGCGGGATAAGAACAAATTTGATAAATTTAGTCGATAAAAGAATGGGTCCAAAGATCCAGTGCATAAGCAACTGCGTAAGCCCTTGTCAAAGAGGCAAAGAGGCAAAGCAGGTTGGGTATTGCATCGCAGATAGGCTATTTGACGCATATAGCGGCAAAAAAGAGAGTGGGCTATTTTTCACGGGAGCAAATGGCTACAAACTAAAAGAGCTAATAAGCGTAAAAGAGCTAATGCATAAGCTGGTACATGGTGAATGAAACGGGTTTTAATATCTCTTTTTCTAGCGTTTAGCTTTCTTTTTGCGGCGACAAATTCGGAGACTTTTGCCAAATTTGATAGAAATTTTATGGGCCTAAATAGAAGCGCTAAGATCAAGCTTCACAACGATATAAAAAATATCTATGTCGATGCGATCATCAAAAATGATAAAAACACGAAAAAGCAGGCACTTACTAGGCTAATAACCAGTTCAAAGGCGCTTGGTTTTGATTCAAGCGCATATATAAGAGACCTAAATACGATAAACGGCGTAAAAGGTGCTAGCGCGCCAGCGGTTTCGCCAGCTTTAACGCTACTAAGTGCCACAAAGGTAAATGACACCTTGGTGCTTAAATTTAACACAAAGCTAGATACCGAAAGGCTAAAAACATCGTTTGCCAAACAGCAAAATGCCTACAAAAATATCATGGACATCGATGGCAGGCTAAATGGCAACCCACTAACTTATAAAAATTTCATCTCAGACTACATCCACATCTCTCAGTATGACAAAAACACCGTCAGGATCATCTTTTCTGACAAAGTGCAAAAGACGATAAAAGCAAATGCGACTGGGGATTTGCTAATAATCAGCGCTCAAAATTTCATCTCAAATGAAAACGTAAGAGCACCGCTTCATAAGCTTAAAAATAAAAACGAAAAGCCAGCGCAAAGCGCAGTAGAGCCAAATTTAAAGTCTGAGCCAGCACAAAGTGAGCCAGTAGAAGAGCCTTTGCCTCCAGTTGCGGCGGGTAAGTTTTCACGCAACAAAA is a window of Campylobacter concisus DNA encoding:
- a CDS encoding nitronate monooxygenase; the encoded protein is MELKPLKIGKYEIKYPIFQGGMGLGISWDKLAGNVSLEGGLGIISSVGTGYYENRKFIDKELNAKPFGSENFYSTRGLRAVIENARKICGDLPLGVNIMYAANDYARVVKDACEAGINIIVSGAGLPTNLPEFTQNFKEIALVPIVSSAKALKIICKRWLQRYERLPDAVVLEGPLSGGHQGFTYEQCLDPEFSLFNLIPQVKAEIKEWGDFPLIAAGGIWDKNDIEKAISLGANGVQMGTRFIGTHECDADIGFKEVLLAAEEKDIELIKSPVGYPARGIRTNLINLVDKRMGPKIQCISNCVSPCQRGKEAKQVGYCIADRLFDAYSGKKESGLFFTGANGYKLKELISVKELMHKLVHGE
- a CDS encoding N-acetylmuramoyl-L-alanine amidase family protein, with the translated sequence MKRVLISLFLAFSFLFAATNSETFAKFDRNFMGLNRSAKIKLHNDIKNIYVDAIIKNDKNTKKQALTRLITSSKALGFDSSAYIRDLNTINGVKGASAPAVSPALTLLSATKVNDTLVLKFNTKLDTERLKTSFAKQQNAYKNIMDIDGRLNGNPLTYKNFISDYIHISQYDKNTVRIIFSDKVQKTIKANATGDLLIISAQNFISNENVRAPLHKLKNKNEKPAQSAVEPNLKSEPAQSEPVEEPLPPVAAGKFSRNKTIVIDPGHGGTDPGAVNGSLKEKTAVLGVAKKLGEILKSRGYKVYFTRSTDVFINLRSRTKFANDKMADLFVSIHANAAPNAAKAKSMHGIETFFLSPARSERSKNAAALENKSDIEEMNYFSQQTFLNVLNREKIIASNKLGIDIQKEILASARKVYAASDGSVREAPFWVLVGALMPAVLVEIGYITHPVEGEKLFDDAYQKALANGIANGIDGYFAKNR